Proteins encoded in a region of the Clostridium butyricum genome:
- a CDS encoding TetR/AcrR family transcriptional regulator: MENKKMNITMKKELKERELLSAAYKLFISRGIEKTSIDDIVKMANVGKGTFYLYFKDKYEILNKIILKKSNEVIKDCLEKTDKLEIIDFKERTLIFIDLIIKLFESNQSLLKLINKNISWGLYRTAMMDQKEYDEVKHVLDVFINNLMNEGMDKKEAELTLFMVIELVGSICYTTIIFKEPTDINTIKPILFKKVRAMIES, encoded by the coding sequence TTGGAAAATAAAAAAATGAATATTACCATGAAAAAAGAATTAAAAGAAAGAGAATTACTTTCAGCAGCGTATAAACTCTTTATTAGTAGAGGAATAGAGAAAACATCCATTGATGATATAGTTAAAATGGCAAATGTGGGAAAGGGGACTTTCTATTTATATTTCAAAGATAAGTATGAAATTTTAAATAAGATAATATTAAAAAAGAGTAATGAGGTTATAAAAGATTGCCTTGAAAAAACAGATAAGCTTGAAATTATAGATTTTAAAGAAAGAACATTGATATTCATAGATCTTATAATTAAACTTTTTGAAAGCAATCAGTCACTTTTGAAACTTATAAATAAAAATATATCATGGGGTTTATATAGAACAGCAATGATGGATCAAAAGGAGTATGATGAAGTAAAACATGTATTAGATGTTTTCATAAATAATCTTATGAATGAAGGAATGGATAAAAAAGAAGCAGAGTTAACTTTATTTATGGTAATAGAATTAGTGGGAAGTATATGTTATACGACAATTATATTTAAAGAGCCTACAGATATAAACACTATCAAGCCTATTTTATTTAAAAAAGTAAGAGCAATGATAGAATCATAA
- a CDS encoding DUF4397 domain-containing protein encodes MFLFRDSLPKIKGYVRFIHNVPDAPNIDIYFNDKIIFTGLSFGNVTHYIPVPPETYSVKLFKSGSQDKLFINEPLQVLPDSISTINITFEDNKIAFFSVDDSHTMYNPFLSYVRFINLAPTAPLLSLRLPDDRVLFNETSYLETNNYYPTSPGVYNFIVSTSDGNFSKYISDIHLTPNLYITIYMIGLYDKTPPLGYILVKDGLKTPRHKK; translated from the coding sequence ATGTTTTTATTCAGAGATTCACTCCCTAAAATAAAGGGATATGTTAGATTTATTCATAATGTTCCTGACGCACCTAATATCGATATATATTTTAATGATAAAATTATATTTACTGGTTTATCTTTTGGGAATGTCACACACTATATACCTGTACCACCAGAAACATATTCTGTAAAATTATTCAAATCAGGAAGTCAGGATAAACTATTTATAAATGAACCTCTCCAGGTTCTTCCAGACAGTATATCTACAATTAATATAACTTTTGAAGACAATAAAATAGCATTTTTCTCAGTGGATGATTCCCATACGATGTATAATCCGTTTTTATCTTATGTTAGATTTATTAATTTAGCTCCTACAGCACCGTTACTTTCTCTTAGACTTCCAGATGACAGAGTTTTATTTAATGAAACCTCATATCTTGAAACAAATAATTACTATCCAACATCACCTGGAGTCTATAACTTTATAGTATCTACTTCTGATGGTAATTTCAGCAAATATATAAGTGATATACATCTAACCCCTAATTTATATATAACAATATATATGATTGGATTATATGACAAAACACCACCTTTAGGATATATTCTTGTAAAAGATGGTCTTAAAACTCCAAGACATAAAAAGTAA
- a CDS encoding aminotransferase class V-fold PLP-dependent enzyme, producing the protein MRINSKKNIRDLFIGLDEKVCDSEGRCIDGINFDNAATTPPIKSSIDCIYRLGNTYASIGRGTGQKAEITTDLYHASKEFLMDFFSVKDKDKYVVIYVNNTTEGINKLSKTLLKEDEDEVVISSRMEHHSNDLPWRNRGKVDYIEVDEDGRLKIDELEKKLKNNFGKVKYVSLTGASNVTGYVNDIHYIAKIVHQYGAKLIIDAAQLVPHKKVEISGETEAEDIDFLVFSSHKIYSPFGVGVIIGLKEEFEKADPDYAGGGTVDLVLDREVTYLKPPDKDEAGTPNFFGVMSLINSLSLINTIGYDYIEEHEKILLDHILSGLKSIPGIINYGDVEDISDRLGIATFNIDKMYHRDVAEILAKKNGISVRHGWFCAHPYCRRLMNVTEEEAKLFLENPNEKMLGMIRISFAIYNSVNEVDTFLNVIEGICKNNIKK; encoded by the coding sequence ATGAGGATAAATAGTAAAAAGAACATCAGAGATTTGTTCATTGGATTAGATGAAAAAGTGTGTGATTCTGAAGGGCGTTGCATAGATGGAATAAATTTTGATAATGCGGCTACCACTCCACCTATTAAATCTAGTATTGACTGTATTTATAGATTGGGCAATACTTATGCTTCAATAGGAAGAGGAACAGGTCAGAAAGCAGAAATAACTACAGATTTATATCATGCGTCAAAAGAGTTTTTGATGGATTTCTTTAGTGTAAAAGATAAGGACAAATATGTTGTAATATATGTTAATAATACAACTGAAGGAATCAATAAATTATCAAAAACTCTTTTAAAGGAAGATGAAGATGAGGTAGTAATATCTTCTAGAATGGAGCATCACTCAAATGATTTACCTTGGAGGAACAGGGGAAAGGTTGATTATATTGAAGTTGACGAAGATGGTCGTCTTAAAATTGATGAATTAGAAAAAAAACTAAAAAATAATTTTGGAAAAGTAAAATATGTATCTCTTACTGGGGCTTCAAATGTAACAGGTTATGTAAATGATATTCATTATATAGCTAAAATAGTTCACCAATATGGTGCTAAATTAATAATAGATGCAGCTCAGCTAGTACCCCATAAAAAAGTAGAAATAAGTGGAGAAACAGAAGCAGAAGACATTGATTTTTTAGTATTTTCATCTCATAAGATATATTCTCCTTTCGGCGTTGGTGTAATAATCGGACTTAAGGAAGAGTTTGAAAAAGCAGATCCAGATTATGCTGGAGGCGGAACTGTGGATTTGGTTTTAGACAGAGAAGTGACTTATTTAAAGCCACCTGATAAGGATGAAGCCGGAACGCCTAATTTTTTTGGAGTAATGTCATTAATTAATTCATTAAGTCTAATAAATACAATAGGATATGATTATATAGAAGAACATGAAAAAATTCTATTAGATCATATTTTAAGTGGACTTAAGAGCATTCCAGGAATAATTAATTATGGAGATGTAGAAGATATTAGCGATAGATTAGGAATTGCCACCTTTAATATAGATAAAATGTATCATCGTGATGTTGCTGAAATTTTGGCAAAGAAGAATGGAATATCAGTAAGACATGGGTGGTTTTGTGCTCATCCATACTGTAGAAGATTGATGAATGTAACTGAGGAAGAAGCCAAGTTGTTTTTAGAAAATCCAAATGAAAAAATGCTTGGTATGATAAGAATAAGCTTTGCAATATACAATTCAGTTAATGAAGTAGATACATTTTTAAATGTTATAGAAGGTATATGCAAAAATAATATTAAAAAATAA
- a CDS encoding 6-phosphofructokinase translates to MSNCIIAQSGGPTSVINSSVVGLLHANKELMAFDKVYGGLNGIEGILNKNIIDLSSKSDEEINTFRFTPSSGLGSCRYKLKDAHTCKDEYNKLMSILEEYDIKAFFYVGGNDSMDTTAKLAKYAKANNIDIKFIGIPKTIDNDLKYIDHTPGFGSAAKFIGTAVLETYLDASVYINNGIFILETMGRDTGWLAASACTAKLNNKPVADFIYLPEVAFDKDKFLKDVKKRFEENNKVYIIASEGLRDKNGKFVSEFECISQDNFGHAQLGGVSGYLRNLILDANITTRVKALELGILQRCAMHCASDTDLIEAYTVGEMALRYAYEGETGKMVTIKRECDSPYKVSYSLVDADQIANNVRYFPTEWINEDGNFITNEAFSYFEPLINGVPELSYEGNLPKYKVFN, encoded by the coding sequence ATGTCAAATTGTATAATAGCCCAATCTGGAGGTCCAACTTCTGTAATTAATTCTAGCGTTGTAGGTCTTCTTCATGCAAATAAAGAACTTATGGCATTTGATAAAGTTTATGGAGGACTAAATGGAATCGAAGGTATATTAAATAAAAATATTATTGATCTTTCTTCAAAATCTGATGAAGAAATTAATACTTTTAGATTTACACCATCTTCTGGATTAGGTTCTTGTAGATATAAATTAAAGGATGCACATACATGTAAAGATGAATACAATAAATTAATGAGCATTCTTGAAGAATATGATATAAAAGCTTTCTTTTATGTTGGTGGAAATGACTCTATGGATACTACTGCAAAGCTTGCAAAATACGCAAAAGCTAATAATATAGATATTAAATTTATAGGTATACCAAAAACTATTGATAATGATTTAAAATATATTGATCATACACCTGGTTTTGGAAGTGCTGCTAAGTTTATAGGTACTGCTGTACTTGAAACATATCTTGATGCATCAGTATATATTAATAATGGAATTTTCATTTTAGAAACTATGGGAAGAGATACTGGATGGCTTGCAGCCTCAGCATGTACTGCAAAATTAAACAATAAACCAGTTGCTGATTTTATTTATCTTCCTGAAGTTGCATTTGATAAAGATAAATTTTTAAAAGATGTTAAAAAACGTTTTGAAGAGAATAATAAAGTATACATAATAGCTTCTGAAGGTTTAAGAGATAAAAATGGTAAATTCGTTTCTGAATTCGAATGTATATCTCAAGATAACTTTGGCCATGCCCAACTTGGAGGAGTATCTGGCTATTTAAGAAACCTTATACTTGATGCTAACATAACAACAAGAGTTAAGGCACTAGAACTTGGAATTCTTCAAAGATGTGCAATGCACTGTGCTTCTGATACGGATTTAATTGAAGCTTATACAGTTGGCGAAATGGCACTTAGATATGCTTATGAAGGTGAAACTGGAAAAATGGTTACAATAAAAAGAGAATGTGATTCTCCTTATAAAGTATCATATTCTTTAGTTGATGCAGATCAAATCGCAAATAATGTAAGATACTTCCCTACTGAATGGATAAATGAAGATGGTAATTTTATTACAAATGAAGCCTTTTCATATTTTGAACCACTTATAAACGGAGTACCTGAATTAAGTTATGAAGGAAACCTTCCTAAATATAAAGTATTTAACTAA
- a CDS encoding manganese efflux pump MntP family protein, with protein MSIYYVFIIGIALAMDAFGVSLGVGLNPILKKRNKIKFIVSFAFFQFLFTFLGGIAGHLFDVYITSIPSIAGGIVMSVVGIVMIIDGLKEKESDLLIKDSTCIILGISVSIDALVIGFTTFCKLSSIIILLVNSILIGLITLFLCTLAFFFCRYIKKISFISKYANFLGGIALIIFGIKVIFF; from the coding sequence ATGAGTATATATTATGTTTTTATTATAGGTATAGCACTAGCAATGGATGCATTTGGAGTATCTTTAGGAGTTGGATTAAATCCAATATTAAAAAAAAGAAATAAGATAAAGTTTATAGTATCATTTGCATTTTTTCAATTTTTGTTCACTTTTTTAGGTGGAATTGCAGGACACTTATTTGATGTTTATATTACTAGCATTCCAAGTATCGCTGGAGGGATAGTAATGAGTGTAGTAGGTATTGTTATGATAATTGATGGATTAAAGGAAAAAGAAAGTGATCTTCTTATTAAGGATAGTACATGTATTATCTTAGGAATATCAGTAAGTATAGATGCTCTTGTTATTGGATTCACTACATTTTGTAAGTTGAGTAGCATAATAATACTATTAGTAAACTCTATATTGATTGGGTTAATAACATTATTTTTATGTACACTTGCATTTTTCTTCTGCAGATACATAAAAAAAATTAGTTTTATAAGTAAATATGCAAATTTCTTAGGTGGAATTGCCCTTATCATTTTTGGTATAAAAGTGATTTTCTTTTAA
- a CDS encoding Fur family transcriptional regulator: MESQEFLKSKNIKVTRGRIEILDILKNAESSLSAEKIYILSREKSININLSTVYRTLELFEEKQITEKITLTDGVFAYKLKKKTHRHHLRCDVCHKEIDIPCPMSQIEEMVQSETGFTLTEHDLVMKGVCKECKNNKNKK, from the coding sequence GTGGAATCACAGGAATTTCTTAAATCAAAGAATATAAAGGTAACAAGAGGAAGAATTGAAATATTAGATATATTAAAAAATGCAGAAAGCAGTCTTTCAGCTGAAAAAATATATATATTATCAAGAGAGAAGAGTATAAATATTAATTTGAGTACAGTTTACAGAACATTAGAATTATTTGAAGAAAAGCAGATAACAGAAAAAATTACTCTTACAGATGGAGTATTCGCATATAAATTAAAGAAAAAAACTCACAGACATCATTTAAGGTGTGATGTTTGTCATAAAGAAATAGATATTCCATGTCCAATGAGTCAGATTGAAGAAATGGTTCAAAGTGAAACTGGATTTACTCTTACAGAACATGATTTGGTGATGAAGGGTGTATGTAAAGAATGCAAAAATAATAAAAATAAAAAATAA